One Streptomyces sp. NBC_00223 genomic window carries:
- a CDS encoding phosphonatase-like hydrolase has product MTHPATPRTPAPNPPVLAPVTLVVLDMAGTTVADDGLVERAFSRAAEELGVEPGTPLHAEHLDYVRATMGESKITVFRALFGTEERAERANAAFERAYAGLVDSGACAPLPGAEEAIGRLRAEGRKVALTTGFSRTTQDAILSALGWQDIADLTLCPADAGRGRPYPDMVLTALLRTGTESVRQIAVAGDTAYDMLSGVRSGAAVVAGVTTGAHTAPELRAAGATHVLRSVAELPDLLAGVAR; this is encoded by the coding sequence ATGACGCACCCCGCCACCCCGCGGACCCCGGCCCCCAATCCCCCGGTCCTGGCCCCGGTGACCCTGGTCGTGCTCGACATGGCCGGGACCACCGTGGCCGACGACGGCCTGGTCGAGCGGGCCTTCTCCCGGGCCGCCGAGGAGCTCGGCGTCGAGCCCGGCACTCCCCTCCATGCGGAACACCTGGACTACGTACGCGCCACCATGGGCGAGTCGAAGATCACGGTCTTCCGGGCCCTGTTCGGGACCGAGGAACGCGCCGAGCGGGCCAACGCCGCCTTCGAGCGGGCCTACGCCGGCCTGGTCGACTCCGGCGCCTGTGCCCCGCTGCCCGGCGCCGAGGAGGCCATCGGGCGGCTGCGCGCCGAGGGCCGCAAGGTCGCGCTGACCACCGGCTTCTCCCGGACCACACAGGACGCCATTCTGAGCGCGCTCGGCTGGCAGGACATCGCCGACCTCACACTCTGCCCGGCCGACGCCGGCCGCGGCCGGCCCTACCCGGACATGGTGCTCACCGCCCTGCTGCGCACCGGGACCGAGTCGGTGCGGCAGATCGCGGTGGCCGGCGACACGGCGTACGACATGCTCAGCGGGGTACGGTCCGGCGCGGCGGTCGTGGCGGGCGTCACCACCGGCGCACACACGGCGCCGGAGCTGCGGGCGGCCGGCGCCACCCACGTCCTGCGGTCGGTGGCCGAACTCCCCGACCTGCTGGCGGGGGTGGCGCGATGA
- a CDS encoding 2-aminoethylphosphonate ABC transporter permease subunit, which yields MASPGGPAAPAPVRAPEQPPRATPAEGDSPSPGRTRRARTPAVPGWVWALPPVGALGLVFLYPLFLVARQSVSPDGGGHRLTPYTRVFREESFRRALWNTVWIAVTSTAGCLALGFVLALVIAFVPFPGGRTLSRFIDIFLAFPSFLITLALLFVYGTVGMANGLWTDVTGAADGPFTFLRTPWGVLLAEITYFTPFVMRPLLAAFSQVDTAQLEVASSLGARAPRIVRQIVLPEAMPALAAGGSLVLVLCLNEFGIVLFTGAKGVTTLPMLVYSKAILDGDYPGACVVAIVSVALSVTLYTLYRALSGRAVGGARRAGVQ from the coding sequence ATGGCTAGCCCGGGAGGGCCGGCGGCTCCGGCCCCTGTGCGTGCCCCGGAGCAGCCGCCTCGGGCCACACCTGCCGAAGGCGACTCCCCGAGCCCCGGGCGCACGCGCCGCGCCCGTACGCCCGCGGTGCCGGGATGGGTGTGGGCGCTGCCGCCGGTCGGCGCGCTCGGGCTGGTGTTCCTCTATCCGCTGTTCCTCGTCGCCCGGCAGTCGGTCTCGCCGGACGGGGGCGGCCACCGGCTCACCCCGTACACCCGGGTGTTCCGGGAGGAGTCCTTCCGCAGGGCGCTGTGGAACACCGTGTGGATCGCGGTCACCTCGACCGCCGGCTGCCTGGCGCTCGGCTTCGTCCTGGCCCTGGTGATCGCCTTCGTGCCGTTTCCCGGCGGCCGGACACTGAGCCGCTTCATCGACATCTTCCTCGCCTTCCCGTCCTTCCTGATCACCCTGGCGCTGCTCTTCGTCTACGGCACGGTGGGCATGGCCAACGGCCTGTGGACGGACGTGACCGGCGCGGCGGACGGCCCCTTCACCTTCCTGCGGACCCCGTGGGGCGTCCTGCTCGCCGAGATCACCTACTTCACGCCCTTCGTCATGCGTCCGCTGCTGGCCGCGTTCTCCCAGGTGGACACGGCGCAACTGGAGGTGGCCTCCTCGCTGGGCGCGCGGGCGCCGCGGATCGTCCGACAGATCGTGCTGCCCGAGGCGATGCCCGCGCTGGCGGCCGGCGGCAGCCTGGTCCTCGTCCTGTGCCTGAACGAGTTCGGCATCGTCCTGTTCACCGGCGCCAAAGGCGTCACGACGCTCCCGATGCTCGTCTACAGCAAGGCGATCCTCGACGGCGACTACCCCGGGGCGTGCGTGGTCGCGATCGTCTCGGTGGCGCTGTCGGTGACGCTGTACACGCTCTACCGGGCCCTGTCGGGCCGCGCCGTGGGAGGTGCGCGCCGTGCTGGTGTCCAGTAG
- a CDS encoding HD domain-containing protein, which yields MTTTPGARPAEEAPLAALAGLFASAAAERYLGEEITQAHHMLQAAALAERSGAAPALVAAALLHDIGHVLPGAGDERHSDDGAALLGEWFGPEVTEPVRLHVAAKRYLCAVEPSYHETLSSESLRTLAYQGGPMGLPEVRAYEAEPYGRDAVDVRRWDDRAKDPRARVHGFDHYRPLLAGLVRPGGSTDSVRASAGLSAATDSGRPDQPGGRGAHRPAGEVPRLSERGGESVRHPV from the coding sequence ATGACGACCACCCCCGGCGCCCGGCCGGCCGAGGAAGCGCCGTTGGCCGCACTGGCGGGGCTGTTCGCGAGCGCGGCCGCCGAGCGGTATCTCGGCGAGGAGATCACTCAGGCCCACCACATGCTCCAGGCCGCGGCTCTCGCGGAGCGGTCGGGCGCGGCACCGGCGCTGGTGGCGGCGGCACTGCTGCACGACATCGGGCACGTCCTGCCCGGGGCGGGCGACGAGCGGCACAGCGATGACGGCGCGGCGCTGCTGGGGGAGTGGTTCGGCCCCGAGGTGACCGAGCCGGTGCGCCTGCACGTGGCCGCGAAGCGGTACCTGTGCGCGGTGGAACCCTCCTACCACGAGACCTTGTCGTCGGAGTCGCTGCGGACACTGGCCTACCAGGGCGGTCCGATGGGTCTGCCGGAGGTGCGGGCGTACGAGGCGGAGCCCTACGGCCGAGACGCTGTCGACGTCCGCCGCTGGGACGACCGTGCGAAGGATCCGCGAGCACGGGTACACGGGTTCGACCACTACCGGCCACTGCTTGCCGGCCTGGTCCGCCCGGGTGGGTCCACGGACTCGGTGCGGGCGTCGGCCGGCCTGTCGGCAGCCACCGATTCCGGCCGCCCCGATCAGCCGGGCGGGCGCGGCGCCCACCGACCGGCGGGCGAAGTTCCGCGGCTTTCTGAACGTGGAGGGGAATCGGTCCGACATCCGGTGTAG
- a CDS encoding GntR family transcriptional regulator: MTPGGGIRRWEHAAIAADIELRIAEGVYGAGRRLPSEQALADQYGTTRTRVRTALAALARRGVLVSRPNSGWLVQDGQQAQTVGEMRTFSRWAAEHGREFGGRIVRRERGNATPREARLLGIGLGEDLLRTTRVRTLDGRAVMVERSTWAPWVVPSVDAVPDDVPSLFGELDAAGVRVVLGDHRIEAVAASSDDARLLGLRRSSPLLQVSRSSATPDGLLAEIAVDRYLADVVAFDIRAGDIARTFLPPHG, translated from the coding sequence GTGACGCCCGGCGGCGGAATCCGCAGGTGGGAGCATGCGGCCATCGCGGCGGACATCGAACTGCGGATCGCCGAGGGGGTGTACGGCGCCGGTCGCAGGCTGCCCAGCGAGCAGGCGCTGGCCGACCAGTACGGGACGACCCGGACGAGAGTGCGCACCGCCCTGGCCGCGCTGGCCCGGCGCGGGGTGCTGGTGTCGCGGCCGAACTCGGGCTGGCTGGTCCAGGACGGGCAGCAGGCGCAGACCGTGGGGGAGATGCGCACCTTCTCGCGGTGGGCCGCCGAGCACGGGCGCGAGTTCGGCGGGCGGATCGTGCGCAGGGAGCGCGGCAACGCGACCCCGCGCGAGGCACGGCTGCTCGGTATCGGCCTGGGCGAGGACCTCCTGCGCACCACCCGGGTGCGCACCCTGGACGGCCGGGCGGTGATGGTCGAACGGTCGACCTGGGCGCCGTGGGTGGTGCCGTCGGTGGACGCGGTGCCCGATGACGTGCCGTCCCTCTTCGGGGAGTTGGACGCCGCCGGGGTGCGGGTGGTGCTGGGGGACCACCGGATCGAGGCGGTGGCGGCGTCCAGCGACGACGCCCGGCTGCTGGGCCTGCGCCGGTCGAGTCCGTTGCTCCAGGTGAGCCGGAGCTCGGCGACCCCGGACGGGCTGCTGGCCGAGATCGCGGTCGACCGCTATCTGGCCGACGTGGTGGCGTTCGACATCAGGGCCGGGGACATCGCCAGGACGTTCCTGCCGCCGCACGGGTGA
- a CDS encoding GntR family transcriptional regulator yields the protein MSEAADPHAPVRAGIPDHGRVPKYFAVKAHLEDLLDRLGEGGLLPTERELAARFGVARETVRQALRELLIQGRVRRKGRGTVVAGPKLVQPLSTGSYTEGVRRQGRVPGRHLIGLEQLSADPLLADELRVAAGAPVWHMERVLVADDERVGLESTYLSVARFPHLAADFAADTSFYAFLREKMGLEPVVVDERIETVLATPREALLIGTPPALPMLLLLRSSSDAAGEPLERVRSLYRGDRFSFTVHLERGT from the coding sequence GTGAGTGAAGCGGCTGATCCTCATGCCCCGGTCCGCGCGGGCATTCCGGATCATGGCAGGGTCCCGAAGTACTTCGCGGTGAAGGCGCACCTCGAAGATCTGCTCGACCGCCTCGGGGAGGGCGGACTGCTGCCGACGGAACGAGAGTTGGCGGCCCGGTTCGGCGTCGCGCGGGAGACCGTCCGGCAGGCGCTGCGGGAACTCCTCATCCAGGGTCGCGTACGCCGCAAGGGGCGCGGCACCGTGGTCGCCGGTCCCAAGCTCGTGCAGCCGCTGTCCACCGGCAGCTACACCGAGGGCGTGCGACGGCAGGGCCGGGTCCCGGGCCGGCACCTCATCGGCCTCGAACAGCTTTCCGCCGACCCCTTGCTCGCCGACGAGTTGCGCGTGGCCGCCGGCGCCCCGGTCTGGCACATGGAGAGGGTGCTGGTCGCCGACGACGAGCGGGTGGGACTGGAGAGCACGTACCTCTCCGTTGCCCGGTTCCCGCACCTGGCGGCGGACTTCGCCGCGGACACCTCGTTCTACGCCTTTCTGCGCGAGAAGATGGGGCTGGAGCCGGTCGTGGTGGACGAGCGCATCGAGACGGTGCTGGCCACCCCGCGCGAGGCCCTGCTGATCGGCACGCCGCCCGCGCTGCCCATGCTCCTGCTGCTCCGGTCCAGCAGTGACGCCGCGGGGGAGCCGCTGGAACGCGTCCGCTCCCTCTACCGGGGCGACCGGTTCAGCTTCACCGTCCACCTGGAACGCGGAACCTGA
- a CDS encoding ABC transporter ATP-binding protein: protein MSAPGRTDGTTGATGASGIRFDRVSVAYGGTTVLDALDLTVEPGEVMALLGPSGSGKTTALRAVAGFVAPSAGRVLIGGRDVTGLPPYLRGIGMVVQQYALFPHLRVEQNVAFGLRAGRTPRAQIPARVVDALEMTGMAGYARRYPRELSGGQQQRVAIARALAIRPGVLLLDEPLSALDARLRSGMLAELARLHRELPHMSILYVTHDQIEALTLADRIAVLDQARLQDCGTPHDLYRTPRTAFTAGFVGNANLLTVRAHEDGGLRLGDAALRVARDASGRARPVPGAEATVCVRPHLLRLAGPSGRPETAEGAGGADPAQGSDAEVNVLRGTVTGVQWRGHTHRLLVDALGHELRADVGDLRQPPKVGDEVALAFDAQDAVLLPGGLVAEADHG from the coding sequence ATGAGCGCGCCGGGCAGGACGGACGGGACCACCGGGGCGACCGGGGCGAGCGGCATCCGCTTCGACCGGGTCAGCGTGGCGTACGGCGGCACGACCGTGCTCGACGCGCTCGACCTGACCGTCGAGCCCGGCGAGGTGATGGCGCTGCTCGGGCCGTCCGGCTCGGGCAAGACCACCGCGCTGCGCGCGGTGGCGGGGTTCGTCGCCCCGTCGGCCGGCCGGGTGCTGATCGGTGGGCGCGACGTCACCGGTCTGCCCCCGTACCTCCGCGGCATCGGCATGGTCGTGCAGCAGTACGCCCTCTTCCCGCACCTGCGGGTCGAGCAGAATGTGGCGTTCGGCCTCCGCGCGGGGCGCACGCCCCGCGCACAGATCCCGGCGCGGGTCGTGGACGCCCTGGAGATGACCGGCATGGCCGGTTACGCGCGGCGCTACCCGCGGGAGCTGTCCGGCGGCCAGCAGCAGCGGGTGGCCATCGCCCGCGCCCTGGCGATCCGGCCGGGCGTGCTGCTGCTCGACGAGCCGCTGTCCGCGCTCGACGCCCGGCTGCGCTCCGGGATGCTCGCCGAACTCGCCAGGCTGCACCGCGAGTTGCCGCACATGTCCATCCTCTACGTCACACACGACCAGATCGAGGCGCTGACGCTCGCCGACCGGATCGCCGTCCTGGACCAGGCCCGCCTCCAGGACTGCGGCACCCCGCACGACCTGTACCGCACTCCGCGGACCGCCTTCACGGCCGGTTTCGTCGGCAACGCCAATCTGCTGACCGTCCGCGCGCACGAGGACGGCGGGTTAAGGCTGGGCGACGCGGCGCTGCGGGTGGCACGGGACGCGTCCGGCCGGGCGCGTCCGGTGCCGGGGGCCGAGGCCACCGTGTGCGTACGTCCGCACCTGCTGAGGCTCGCCGGACCGTCCGGAAGGCCGGAAACGGCGGAAGGGGCGGGGGGCGCGGATCCGGCTCAGGGCTCGGACGCCGAGGTCAACGTCCTGCGGGGCACCGTCACCGGAGTGCAGTGGCGCGGCCACACCCACCGGCTGCTTGTCGACGCCCTCGGGCACGAACTACGCGCCGACGTGGGTGACTTGAGGCAGCCGCCGAAGGTCGGCGACGAGGTCGCGCTGGCCTTCGACGCCCAGGACGCGGTGCTGCTGCCCGGCGGGCTCGTGGCGGAGGCGGATCATGGCTAG
- a CDS encoding Uma2 family endonuclease, which yields MSAELVAPAWMHERITAEQYDSWSDEQCAGIEVMDGMIVVSPSASKRHNRLARVLANALDTAAGPEWNADTDFDVRLQDVPLTNRRPDVVVYRADTIDVSPTRPEHVLLVVEVVSPGSETTDRVVKVEQYARAGIPFYWRVEQTATAVALVYTYVLDAASGRYRDGEVFTNVVKAVAPFPVEVDLGTV from the coding sequence ATGAGTGCCGAGTTGGTCGCACCCGCGTGGATGCACGAGCGGATCACCGCCGAGCAGTACGACTCCTGGTCCGACGAACAGTGCGCGGGCATCGAAGTGATGGACGGAATGATCGTCGTGAGCCCGAGCGCGTCCAAGCGGCACAACCGGCTGGCCCGCGTTCTCGCGAACGCGCTGGACACCGCCGCGGGCCCCGAGTGGAACGCGGACACCGACTTCGACGTACGGCTCCAGGACGTGCCGCTCACCAACCGCCGCCCGGACGTCGTCGTCTACCGCGCGGACACGATCGATGTCTCGCCGACCCGGCCCGAGCATGTGCTGCTGGTGGTCGAGGTGGTCTCCCCCGGCTCGGAGACCACCGACCGGGTGGTGAAGGTGGAGCAGTACGCGCGGGCGGGCATCCCCTTCTACTGGCGGGTCGAGCAGACCGCCACGGCTGTCGCGCTCGTCTACACGTATGTCCTCGACGCGGCGAGCGGCCGTTACCGCGACGGCGAGGTCTTCACCAACGTCGTCAAGGCCGTGGCCCCCTTCCCGGTCGAGGTCGACCTCGGGACCGTCTGA
- a CDS encoding 2-aminoethylphosphonate ABC transporter substrate-binding protein → MPERNRFLITFTAVTGALTLGAALTACGSSSADTADSGKPSTEVTVYSADGLHSDAGDGFYDKVFKDFTAKTGIKVNYVEGGSGEMVQRLVREKSNTKADLIVTLPPFIQQADGKGLLTAYKPAGSEQVAAADKDATGKWTSVVNNYLCFIYNTKELPEPPKTWNDLLAGKFKNKLQYSTPGIAGDGTAVVVKAMHDFGGQGPAMDYLKKLQANNVGPSASTGQLAAKVDKGELLVANGDVQMNFADMSSMPHQGIFFPAADSGGKPTTFALPYAAGLVKDGPHQDAGKKLLDFLLTKDVQQEVSSVGGGFAARTDVAATDPNAVELQKIMSGVDVFTPDWKDIDTNLSQYVDAWKSATGS, encoded by the coding sequence ATGCCCGAGCGCAACCGTTTCCTCATCACCTTCACCGCCGTCACGGGAGCCCTCACGCTGGGAGCCGCCCTCACCGCCTGCGGCTCCTCCTCCGCCGACACCGCCGACAGCGGCAAGCCCTCCACCGAGGTGACCGTCTACAGCGCGGACGGCCTGCACTCCGACGCCGGGGACGGCTTCTACGACAAGGTGTTCAAGGACTTCACCGCGAAGACCGGCATCAAGGTCAACTACGTCGAAGGCGGTTCGGGCGAGATGGTGCAGCGCCTGGTCCGCGAGAAGTCGAACACCAAGGCCGACCTGATCGTCACCCTGCCGCCCTTCATCCAGCAGGCGGACGGCAAGGGCCTGCTGACGGCGTACAAGCCGGCCGGCTCCGAGCAGGTCGCCGCGGCCGACAAGGACGCCACCGGGAAGTGGACGTCCGTCGTCAACAACTACCTCTGCTTCATCTACAACACCAAAGAACTCCCCGAGCCGCCCAAGACCTGGAACGATCTGCTCGCGGGGAAGTTCAAGAACAAGCTGCAGTACTCCACCCCCGGCATCGCGGGCGACGGAACCGCCGTGGTCGTCAAGGCGATGCACGACTTCGGCGGCCAGGGACCGGCCATGGACTATCTGAAGAAGCTCCAGGCCAACAATGTCGGCCCGTCCGCCTCCACCGGCCAGCTCGCCGCGAAGGTCGACAAGGGCGAACTCCTGGTCGCCAACGGCGACGTGCAGATGAACTTCGCCGACATGTCCTCCATGCCCCACCAGGGCATCTTCTTCCCCGCCGCCGACAGCGGCGGCAAGCCGACCACCTTCGCGCTGCCGTACGCCGCCGGCCTGGTCAAGGACGGCCCGCACCAGGACGCCGGCAAGAAGCTGCTCGACTTCCTGCTGACCAAGGACGTCCAGCAGGAGGTGTCCTCCGTCGGCGGCGGGTTCGCCGCCCGCACCGACGTCGCCGCGACCGACCCCAACGCGGTGGAGCTCCAGAAGATCATGTCGGGCGTGGACGTCTTCACCCCGGACTGGAAGGACATCGACACGAATCTGTCCCAGTACGTCGACGCCTGGAAGTCCGCGACCGGCAGCTGA
- a CDS encoding ABC transporter permease: protein MLVSSRSGRWTAWTVFFVLFLPLFALPFLVIVAASFATHWSGPFPSHPTLAHYRDIGRGDSPHALTTSLLTALAASLLALLTGGWAALAAERLRGAARRVLDTLFMLPLAVPSVVVGLSLLVAFSKPPFLLNGTARIVILAHTVLVTAFAYQSVGAALTRLDPANEQIAASLGARPLYVLWRIRIPLLLPSLTAAAGLCFALSMGELSATIMLYPPDWAPLPVQIYGATNRGSLFEGAALAVVLMTATLAVLLAMARIRTRAAYR, encoded by the coding sequence GTGCTGGTGTCCAGTAGGTCCGGCCGGTGGACGGCCTGGACGGTGTTCTTCGTCCTCTTCCTGCCGCTGTTCGCGCTGCCGTTCCTGGTGATCGTGGCGGCGTCGTTCGCCACCCACTGGAGCGGCCCCTTCCCCTCGCACCCGACGCTCGCGCACTACCGGGACATCGGCCGCGGGGACTCGCCGCACGCCCTCACCACGAGCCTGCTGACCGCGCTCGCGGCGAGCCTGCTGGCCCTGCTGACGGGCGGGTGGGCCGCGCTGGCGGCCGAGCGGCTGCGCGGCGCCGCCCGACGCGTGCTCGACACGCTGTTCATGCTGCCGCTCGCGGTGCCCTCGGTGGTCGTCGGCCTCTCCCTGCTGGTGGCGTTCTCGAAGCCGCCGTTCCTGCTCAACGGGACGGCCCGGATCGTGATCCTCGCGCACACCGTGCTGGTCACGGCCTTCGCCTACCAGTCGGTCGGTGCGGCGCTCACCCGGCTCGACCCGGCGAACGAGCAGATCGCGGCGAGCCTGGGAGCGCGCCCGCTGTACGTGCTGTGGCGGATCCGGATCCCGCTGCTGCTGCCGTCGCTGACGGCGGCGGCCGGGCTGTGCTTCGCCCTGTCGATGGGCGAGTTGAGCGCCACGATCATGCTCTATCCCCCGGACTGGGCGCCGCTGCCCGTACAGATCTACGGCGCCACCAACAGAGGGTCGCTCTTCGAGGGCGCCGCGCTGGCGGTCGTCCTGATGACGGCGACGCTGGCCGTCCTGCTCGCGATGGCCCGGATCCGGACCCGGGCCGCCTACCGCTGA
- a CDS encoding DUF6716 putative glycosyltransferase, which yields MAAFDSQLKWCAGICRELEARGFSCRVVVPQIRTALSEQQVLDAGFESVENLSWDDVITASLAADIVVTGLSGPLTKRLSIELSLAAEDIDGPGPVVVSGWVGIIIEKITAGYLDRCGTDVVAVNSAHDIAHFRDSAEKLGLPDRNLILSGLPFISSTPKPAKDGPIRRVLFADQPTVPSSRVERTYVYTQLIEYARTHPDRSVVLKPRHRLGEDTFHRMKHHPEDLLKDVEFPANFLIDYTPIDVALPDVDLLITMSSTACLEAIDQGSRVALVLDLGVHERYGNQVLLRSGLLRTFKQISDDRIGTPESSWRDSFFHGNKRTGIELIVDRAEELLASGERPSRGVWASDYFRSVTEFHLATSGVQNPRRSALARRMNKHGRVKGTLSHVSYNLLPPLVRRPLKRRVKALRLL from the coding sequence GTGGCCGCGTTCGACTCACAGCTCAAGTGGTGTGCTGGTATCTGCCGTGAACTCGAAGCCCGTGGGTTTTCCTGCCGAGTCGTAGTTCCGCAGATTCGGACGGCGCTTTCGGAGCAGCAGGTTCTCGACGCAGGCTTCGAATCCGTGGAGAACTTGAGCTGGGACGACGTGATCACCGCTTCGCTGGCTGCGGATATCGTCGTCACCGGCTTGTCCGGTCCTCTCACCAAGCGACTGAGCATCGAGTTGTCCCTCGCCGCCGAGGACATCGACGGACCTGGCCCGGTTGTGGTGTCGGGCTGGGTGGGCATCATCATCGAGAAGATCACCGCTGGTTATCTGGACCGGTGCGGCACCGATGTGGTCGCGGTGAATTCGGCGCACGACATAGCCCACTTTCGTGACAGCGCCGAAAAGTTGGGGCTGCCGGATCGTAATCTCATCCTGTCCGGCCTGCCGTTCATCTCCTCGACACCGAAGCCGGCAAAGGACGGGCCGATTCGCCGGGTATTGTTCGCCGACCAGCCGACAGTTCCATCGAGCCGAGTCGAGAGAACTTACGTCTACACCCAGCTGATCGAATACGCCCGCACTCATCCCGACCGGTCCGTCGTACTGAAACCCCGACACCGGCTCGGCGAGGACACCTTCCACCGAATGAAACACCATCCGGAAGATCTCCTCAAAGACGTCGAGTTTCCGGCGAACTTTTTGATCGACTACACGCCGATCGATGTAGCACTGCCGGATGTCGACCTGTTGATCACCATGTCCTCGACGGCCTGCCTCGAAGCGATCGATCAGGGTAGCCGGGTCGCGCTTGTTCTCGATCTCGGTGTGCATGAGCGCTATGGCAATCAGGTCCTCTTGCGCAGCGGCCTGCTGCGGACCTTCAAGCAGATCAGCGACGACCGGATAGGCACCCCCGAATCCAGCTGGCGGGACAGCTTCTTCCACGGCAACAAGCGCACTGGTATCGAGCTGATCGTCGACCGGGCCGAGGAACTGCTGGCGTCCGGGGAGCGCCCGTCGAGGGGGGTCTGGGCGTCGGACTATTTCCGCAGTGTCACCGAATTCCACCTCGCCACCAGCGGTGTCCAGAATCCGCGCCGGTCCGCGCTCGCCCGCCGGATGAACAAGCACGGCCGCGTCAAGGGCACCCTGAGCCATGTGTCGTACAACCTGCTGCCGCCGTTGGTGCGGCGGCCGCTCAAGCGGCGGGTCAAGGCACTCCGGCTGTTGTGA
- a CDS encoding TIGR03364 family FAD-dependent oxidoreductase: MRVTVVGAGVLGTMHAWHAIERGHEVVHLEREREARGASVRNFGLVWVGGRAAGAELDTALRARELWEEIGARVPGVGFRANGSLTVVRTAAEQAVAQDVLGRPDAAERGYRWLSPERTRALNPALRGELSGALYCAKDAAVESRVALPALRAHLAATGRYTFVPGREVREVGPELVRDDHGVRYRCDSVVLTTGAWLSGLVRELAPALQVRRVRLQMAQTDPLDEPLTTSVADADSFRYYPAYEGGPLDALREGAPQPATAAAHRMQLLMVQRLDGGLTIGDTHEYDEAFAFDVTEDPYDHLRERAAELLGRPLPRIRRRWAGVYAQCADTTRVVHREQVLDGVWLVTGPGGRGMTCSPAIGEATAQEIGW, encoded by the coding sequence GTGAGAGTCACTGTCGTCGGAGCCGGGGTGCTGGGCACCATGCACGCCTGGCACGCCATCGAGCGCGGCCACGAGGTCGTCCATCTGGAACGTGAACGTGAGGCGCGCGGTGCCTCGGTCCGCAACTTCGGTCTGGTGTGGGTCGGCGGCCGGGCCGCCGGCGCGGAACTGGACACCGCCCTGCGGGCCCGGGAGCTGTGGGAGGAGATCGGCGCGCGGGTGCCCGGCGTCGGCTTCCGCGCCAACGGCTCGCTGACCGTCGTGCGCACCGCGGCCGAGCAGGCCGTGGCGCAGGACGTACTGGGACGGCCGGACGCCGCCGAGCGCGGCTACCGCTGGCTGTCCCCGGAGCGGACACGTGCCCTCAACCCGGCGTTGCGCGGTGAGCTGTCCGGCGCGCTGTACTGCGCGAAGGACGCCGCTGTCGAGTCCCGGGTCGCGCTCCCCGCGCTGCGCGCGCACCTGGCGGCGACCGGCCGCTACACCTTCGTCCCCGGGCGGGAGGTGCGCGAGGTCGGCCCCGAGCTGGTCCGCGACGACCACGGAGTCCGGTACCGCTGCGACAGCGTCGTGCTGACCACCGGGGCCTGGCTGAGCGGGCTGGTCAGGGAGCTGGCGCCGGCCCTGCAAGTACGCCGGGTACGGCTCCAGATGGCCCAGACCGACCCGCTGGACGAGCCGCTGACCACCTCGGTCGCCGACGCCGACAGCTTCCGCTACTACCCGGCCTACGAGGGGGGCCCGTTGGACGCGCTGCGCGAGGGCGCGCCGCAGCCGGCCACGGCCGCCGCCCACCGGATGCAGCTGCTGATGGTCCAGCGCCTCGACGGCGGCCTGACCATCGGCGACACCCACGAGTACGACGAGGCGTTCGCCTTCGATGTCACCGAGGACCCCTACGACCACCTGCGCGAGCGCGCCGCCGAGCTGCTGGGCCGGCCGCTGCCGCGCATCCGCCGCCGCTGGGCCGGGGTGTACGCGCAGTGCGCGGACACCACCCGGGTCGTCCACCGCGAGCAGGTGCTGGACGGGGTGTGGCTGGTCACCGGACCCGGTGGCCGCGGCATGACGTGCTCCCCGGCGATCGGCGAGGCGACCGCACAAGAGATCGGCTGGTGA